GCGCCTGCTCCATCGCCTGCCGGCGTCGGGCGTAGTCGTTCCGGGCCTTGTCGATCAGCCTGATGGTCTCGGGGCGGGTGACGGTGACCTCGACGATGTCCTGCAGAAGGTGGCTGACCCAGCTTGTTCCGGGCGCCAGGCACAAGCGTAGCTGCCGGGATGTGGCCACATCGCTGGCAACCGCGGCGACCCGAAGATCGGGGCCCAGTGCCTTGGTGAAGGACCGCACCACGGCCCAGCGATAGGTGCTGCGCGGTATCACCGGGTGATAGGCGGCGCCAGAGAGCAGGGCGAAATGGTCGTCCACGATCACCGGCACATTGGGATGCTTTGCCAGTAATCGCGAGATTGCCCGCGCCCGCTTCTCGCTCAGGCAGCAGCCCGTCGGGTTGTGCGCGCGCGGCGTCAGGATGACAGCCTGAGCCCCCTTGGCAAGGGCGCTTGCCAGACCTTCTGCCTGGATGCCTTCCGCATCCATGGGCACGCCAATCGGCTGCAGCCCGATGGCGCGCAGCGTGTTGATGCTGCTCAGGAAGCAGGGATTCTCGACCGCTACCTTGTCCCCAGCCACCAGATACGCGTTGAGCAGCCGCTCGATGGCATCGACGGCGCCATGCGCCAGATTGACTTCGAAAGGCGCGGGGCAGTCGGGCTCGAACCATTTCCGCGCATACGCTTCCAGCCCGGCATTGACAGTGGGTTCGCCATAGAGCCGCGGCTTGTAGGGGCGGCTCTGCAGTGCGGCCGAGATATCCGGCAGCCACTCGATATTCGGATTGCCGCTGGCAAGATCGGTCAGGGGGCTGCCCGCCAGCGTGCCTTCCTGCTCACCCGGCTCGTACTGGTCGCGGATGATCGTGCCAAGCCGCCCCTGCGTCACGGCAATGCCCGCCATGGCGAGGCGCTTGTAGGCCGCGGCCACCGTGTTCCGATTGATGCCCAGTTCCAGGGCCAGGTCGCGTACGGGGGGAAGAGACGTTCCGGGGAGCAGTTGCCGGGACTGCGTCAGGGTGCGTACACAGTCGAAGATCTCCGCGGCGGTCTTGCCGTGTATTTTCATTGGGTGCCAGGACAGTCGATGTGTGCGGGAAAGCCAGGATTCATCCAGTCCGATCTTGCCCGATCTTGCCCGAGGGCGTCATTCTGACATGCCCGGACATTTGGCGGGTATGCCAATCCAGCGATTGGCATAGGGCAAAAAACGGTGATGCAGCGGAATCGGGGACACCGGATTGAAGTGGGCTTCGCGCCGCATTCGCGGCGGTGGCTCCCCGGGGGCACGCCGCGCCGGTGCTCCACGCCGATCGGCCGTTGGAGCCGCCAAAGGAACTTGCCGCCCTCCGCCGGGTCCATTGTTGCGGTCGGTTACAATGCTGTGCCGCAATATCACAATTCTCAGGCTGACGCTGCAGTTGTATCGTATTCGTCACAAGAAATGTGATTTTTACCGGCTTTTCACGCCCCCGATTTGATGCGTTTCGTCCTCTTCCTGCTGACTGCCTTGTGCCTGTCCGCGCTGTCGTTCTCGGCAGCGGCGAACGTGCGCTCGGCCGTGCCGAAGGTGGTAGCGGCGAAAGCGGAAGCGGCGAAGGTCGAGGTGGCCATACCCGATTACGATGCGAGGCTCGCCACCGGCGACGATCTCGCGCAGCTTGCGCTGCCGGGAGATCCCGACTTCGGTGACGACGCGGAATTCGATGACGGCCCGCCGCCGGGGTACTGCAATATCTGGTCGGCTGATCTGCTCGATCCGCCCGATCTTTTCGACGCGGTCGACGAGACCAGCGCGTTATTCATCCTTCCCACATTCCAGCTTGCGCAATCCGTCGATGTCGTGCTGCCCACGCTCACGGAACGCGGCAAGTTCCAGTCCGAAGGCCAGTTCCGGCCGCCCAGACCCTTCGTCTGATCGCTCAGGCCGCCGTCCGTGCTGACTGCACGCGCGGTGCGCCTTCATTGCCCCTGAGTCCACACACGTCCGTGACGGTTGCCGTCGCGGTCTGACGCCATGCGTGCCCGCCTGCCGAACGATGTCCGGTGGCGGGGCGTGTGACGGGAAGCGTGTGTGTAGGCGCCGGGGCAGTCGTGCCGTTCGACCGATCCTGACATGAAGACCAAGAAAACGTTGACTTGGGCCGCCGCGCTGTCGTTGATGAGCGCGCCGGCCTGGGCCGCGCAGCCCGTGCCGGCCGGCGTTACCGCCGCGCCCGGGGCTGCCTCGCCACAAGCGGCGAAGCTCGCCGCCAAGGCCATGGCGCGCGCTACCACGCCAGCCCCCGATACGTTCGACCTGCCGCAGTTGCTGCAACTGGCGCAGTCGACCAACAAGGGCGTGGAAGCCGCGCAGGCCAATGTGGATGCCGCCACGGCTGCTATTACCAGCGCCCGTGCGTATCCGAACCCGCAGGTGGAAGTGATGTATGGACGCCTGTCCGGCAAGCAGCCGGGCGTGACCAGCGGCAATGCGCCGTCCTACGCAATCGTCCAGAAACTCGATTACCCGAACCAGCGCAATCTGCGCGAGCAGATGGCGGGCCGCGGCCTGGAGGCTTCCGAGGCAATGCGGCAAGGCTTCCGCAGTGACCTGGCCGCGCGCGTGAAGACGTCGTACTACCAGGTGCTTCGCCGCGAGACCGAACTGGCCGCCGCGCGCGAGGACCTGAACATGATGCGGCAGATCCAGGAGCGCGCGAAGGTGCGCGTGAACGTCGGCGAGGCCCCGCGCTATGAATTGATCAAGGCCGACACGGAACTGCTGGCTGCGCAAAAGACGCTGCAGACGGCGGAGCTGCGCGTCGACCAGGCCAAGGCCACGCTGCGCCAGCAGGTGGGAGGCGTAATGCCCGCGCGCTTTGCGCTGGACGGCAGCCTCGGGCACGCGCCCGACATGCCTCCGCTGGCAACGTTGCGCGACACGCTTCAGGCCAGCAATGCGGAACTGACCCAGCGCCGCAGCGAGCTGGAACGCGCGAAGCTGGGCGTGGACTACCAGCGCGCGCTGCGCTGGCCCGAGGTGGCGGTGCGTGCCAGCACCGACCGGCAGCCCGACAACAATGTTTCGCAGATCGGCCTGGTGATGACGATTCCGATCTGGGATCGCCGCAGCGGCCCGGTGGGCGAGGCGACGGCGCAGGCCACGCAGGCCCGCACGGCGCTCGAAGCGCGTGAATTCGAGTTGATGCAGGAACTCGACACCGCCTATCGCCAATACGAGATCGCGCAGGCCCAGGTGACGGCGCTGGAATCGGGCATCGTGCGCGAGGCCGAGTCGGCCTTGGGCGTGGCCGAATCCGCCTATCGCTTTGGCGAGCGCGGCATTCTCGACTACCTCGACGCCCAGCGCGTGCTGCGTAGCGCGCGCAGCGAGTTGATTGCCGCGCAATACGAACTGCAAGTCGCCGCCATCCAGATTGACAAGCTCATGTCGGCCTCGCCGGGCGTCAATACCGCCCCTGCGTCGTCCATGCCCGACCTCCCGAATCTGAACTGATCATGCGTCCCCAATTCCTGCTTTCCTTTGCAGCCGCCGCCGTGATGATGCTGTCGCTGGCCGGCTGTTCCGATGACCCCGCCCCGGCCGCCGAGGCGCCAAAGTTGCCACCTGGCATTGTCAAGCCCGAGGAGAACCTCAAGCGCACGCTCAAGGTGGCGCCGGTTGCCGCGTCCCCATTCAGCGAGATGTTGCGCGTGGCGGGCCGTATCGACTTCGACGAGCAGCGCGTCTCGCGCATTGGCGCCAGCGTGACTGGCCGCGTGACCGATCTCTATGCCGTGCTCGGCCAGGAAGTCAAGGCCGGCCAGGTGCTGGCCCGCCTGCACAGTAGTGAACTGGGCGCTGCCCAGATGGCCTTCCTGAAGGCCGAAGCGCAGAACACGCTGCAGGCCCGCAATGCTGAGCGCGCGCGGCAACTGTTCGCCGCCGACGTGATCGGCCGTGCCGAACTGCAGCGCCGCGAAAGCGAATACGCGATTGCCGCGGCGGAGGCTCGTGCTTACCGCGATCAACTGCGCGTGCTCGGCATGTCCGCCGCGTCGATCGCCACGCTGGCGAAGAGCGGCAGCATCGAGTCGTATTCGCCGGTGTTCTCGAGCATCAACGGCACGGTGGTCGAGCGCAATGTGGCGCAGGGCCAGGTGGTGCAGCCGGCTGACGCGCTGTACACGGTGGCCGATCTGTCGCGCGTGTGGGTCGTCGCCGAGGTGCCCGAGCAGCAGGCTGCGCAGGTGGCCGAAGGGCAGAGCGTCGATATCGAGGTGCCGTCACTGGCCAACAGCAATGGTCGCATCACGGGCAAGCTGATCTACGTGGGTCGGACCGTGAATCCGCAGTCGCGCACGGTGCTGGTTCGTACCGAACTCCAGAACAAGGATGGCCGTCTCAAGCCCGCCATGCTTGCCACCATGCTGATCGCCGCCAAGCCGGTGGAACTGCTGGTGGTGCCGGGTTCAGCCGTGGTCCGTGAAGGCAACGATGAACAGGTCTATGTGGAAGTTGGCGACGGCCAGTACCGCCTGACCAAGGTGAAGCTGGGCCCGGAGAGCGACGGCATGCGTGTGGTCCAGAGCGGCATCAAGCCTGGCGACCGCGTGGTCGTGGAAGGCGCGTTCCATCTGGACAACGAGCGCAAGCAGCAGGAGCAGGGGTAACCGGCCATGATGACATCGCTTGTTGAAGCCGCGATCAAGCAGCGGCTGGTGGTGGGCGGTTTCAAGTCCAAGTGCAACAAAAACTCAATGCACTAAATCCGGCTGCTGGGCCAGCCGCGCCAAATGCTCGGCATAGACCTCGATGGGCTTGCGCCACCCCAGAGTCATCCTGGGCCGTCCATTGAGCTCATCGGCCACAGCGTCCAACTGCTCCTGGCTGTAGCCACTCAGATCAGTCCCCTTGGGGAAGTACTGGCGCAAGAGCCCATTGGTGTTCTCGTTGCTCCCCCTTTGCCAGGGACTGTAGGGGTCGCAGAAGTACACCTTCATGCCTGTGTTCTCGCTGAGCTGGCGGTGCTCGGCCATCTCGCTGCCCCGGTCGTAGGTCAGGGTCTGGCGCATCGGCTGGGCTATTGTCTTGAGCTTGTCGCTGAAGGCTTGCAGTACATGCGCCGCTGTGGCGGGGTTGGGGTGTGGCAGCTTGACCAGCACCACCAGACGGGTGGTGCGCTCGACCAGCGTGCCAATCGCACTGGCGTTAGCCTTGCCTTTGATCAGATCACCCTCCCAGTGGCCGGGCAACTGGCGATCCTCGATCTCGGGTGCTCGCACATGGATGCTCAGCAAGTCTTGCGTCTCCTTGCGGCGATCCTTTCCCCTGGAGCGGGGCCAACGTTTGGCGTGGGCCATGCGCAGGCAGGACACCAGCTCCTTCTTGAGCTCTCCCCGGGGCTGGGCGTAGATGCAGGTGTAGATGCTTTCGTGTGAGGCTTGCAAGCGGCGATCCTGTGGGTGAAGACGCTGGAGTTCGTTGGCGATTTGCTGGGGCGACCACTTGTGGCGCAGGTAGTCGCAAACCAGCGGGAACAAGGGCCCTTGGCGGTGCAGCTTGGGGCTGGGACGGGCTTGGCGTTTGCGATTGTCACTGCGCTGCTGGGCGAACTTGGAGGCGTAGCCCTTGCCGCCTGCATTGCGATTGCACTCGCGGCTGATAGTGCTCTTGTCACGCCCCAGGGCCCTGGCTATGGCGCTGAGGCTTTGCTTTTGCTGCAGCCCCAGGGCTATCGCATGGCGTTCGGTCTCACTCAACTGCTGGTAATTTTTCTTGGTCATCTTGGCCTCAATTCTCGGTGTTGCACTTCGGAATTGAGGCCGCCGTGTGCGTGATCGCCGTGGTGCTGTTCTTCTTTGGCCTGCGTGCGGCCGGGAAGCTCTCCGTCGATGCGTTCCCGGACGTGACCAACGTCCAGGTGCAGATCGCCACGGAAGCCACGGGACGGTCGCCTGAGGAAGTGGAGCGCTTTGTCACGGTGCCGATCGAGATGTCGATGACGGGCCTGCCCGGACTCGAGGAGATGCGCTCGCTGAACAAGGCGGGCCTGTCGCTGATCACGCTTGTGTTCACGGACAAGACCGACGTCTACTTCGCGCGGCAGCTCGTCATGGAGCGGCTGATCGAGGTTTCCGGCCGAATGCCCGAGGGCGTGACGCCGGTGCTCGGGCCGGTTTCTACCGGGTTGGGCGAGGTCTACCAGTACACGCTGGACCGCGCCGACGACGGCGACCGCGAACTGACGCAGGAGGAACTGTCGGAGCGCCGCATCGCGCAGGACTGGGTGGTGAGGCCGCTGCTGCGCTCGATCCCGGGCGTGGCGGAAATCAACTCGCAGGGCGGCTTCGTGCGGCAGTACCAGGCACTGGTCAATCCGGAGCGGATGCGCCACTACGGGATCAACATCCAGCAGGTCTACCAGGCGCTGGCGCGTAACAACGCCAACTCCGGCGGTGGCGTGCTGCCGCATTACGCCGAGCAGTACCTGATTCGCGGCGTGGGCCTGGCCAAGGGTGTCGACGATATCGGCAGCATCGTGCTCAAGGAGATCAACGGCACGCCGGTCTACCTGCGCGATGTGGCACAGGTGACGATCGGCCACGAGGTCCGCCAGGGCGCGCTGGTCAAGAACGGCCAGACCGAGGCCGTTGGCGGCATCGTGATGATGATGCGCGGTGGCAACGCCAAGGAAGTGGTGAGCCGCGTCAAGGCTCGCGTGGCGGATATCAACGAGCGTGGCATGTTGCCGGGCAAGCTGCAGATCGTGCCGTACTACGACCGTAGCGAACTGGTGGACTCCGCGCTGTGGACCGTCACCAAGGTGCTGCTCGAAGGCGTGGTGCTGGTGGTGATCGTGCTGTTCCTGTTCCTGGGCGACGTGCGTTCCTCGGTGATCGTGCTGGCCACGCTGGTGCTGACACCATTGCTGACGTTCATCGTGATGAACCAGGTGGGGCTGTCGGCCAACCTGATGTCGCTGGGGGGGCTGGCCATCGCCATCGGCCTGATGGTCGACGGCTCGGTCGTGGTGGTCGAGAACGCGTTCGAGCGGCTCGGCCACGCGGAGAAAACCGGGCTGACGCGCACGCAGGTGCTGGTCAAGGCGGTGCAGGAAGTGGCCACGCCGGTGATCGTGGGCGTGGGCATCATCATCCTGGTGTTCCTGCCGCTGATGACGCTGTCCGGCATGGAAGGCAAGATGTTCGCGCCGCTGGCCTTCACGATCTCGATCGCGCTGGCGATCTCGCTGTTCCTGTCGCTGACGCTGTCGCCGGTGCTGTCGTCGTACCTGCTCAAGGGCGGCGCCGAACACGACACGCGCGTCATCGCGTTCATGAAGCGCTACTACCTGCGCATGCTTCACTGGTCGCTGGCAAACAGCAAGAAGACCGTGCTGTCGGCGGTGGGGCTGTTCATCGCCACGCTGATGATCGTGCCGCTGCTTGGTACATCATTCATTCCGGAGATGAAGGAAGGCTCGATCGTGCCGGCTATCGACCGCGTGCCGAACATCTCGCTGGAAGAGTCGATCAAGTTGGAGAAACAGGCCAACAAGCTGGTGCTCGAAGTGCCGGGCGTGAAGTCGGTGGTCTCGGGCGTGGGTCGTGGTGAAAGCCCGGCCGACCCGCAGGGTCAGAACGAATCGACGCCGATCGCCAGCCTCAAGGACCGCGACGAGTGGCCCGATGGCTGGACGCAGGACGACATCGCCAACGCGATCCGCGAGAAGCTCAAGGCCATTCCCGGCGTGCAGATTGTGATGGCGCAGCCGATCTCGGACCGCGTGGACGAGATGGTCAGTGGTGTGCGTTCCGATATCGCCGTGAAGATCTTCGGCGACGACCTGGAGACGCTGCGTGACCTGGCCGGCCAGATCGCCCGCGTGGCAGGTGGCATCCAGGGGTCGCAGGACATCCGTATCGAACGGATCTCGGGCCAGCAATACCTGTCGATCGAGATCGACCGTCAGGCGATTGCGCGGTACGGGCTGAACGTGTCGGACATCCACGACATCATCGAGATCGCCATCGGCGGCAAGCGTGCCACGGATATCTTCGAAGGCGAACGTCGCTTTGCGGCGGCCGTACGTCTGCCCGAGGAATTCCGCAGCAACGTGCAGGAGATTCGCCAGTTGCTGGTATCGGCGCCCGATGGCGTGCAGGTGCCGCTGCAGAGCGTGGCGAAGATCGAAGTGACCGATGGTCCGGCGCAGATCAGCCGCGAAATGGCCAAGCGCCGCGTGGTGGTGATGATCAACGTGAAGGATCGCGATCTCGGCGGCTTCGTGGCCGAACTGCAGTCCGCCACCGAGAGCAAGGTCAAGCTGCCCGAGGGCTACTACTTCGAGTGGGGCGGCCAGTTCCAGAACATGGAACGCGCGATGGGCCACCTGAAGATCATCGTGCCGATTACCATCGCCGCGATCTTCTTCCTGCTGTTCCTGCTGTTCAATTCGGTGCGCTATGCCACGCTGATCATCACGGTGCTGCCGTTTGCATCGATCGGCGGCATCATCGGGCTGTTCGTCACGGGCGAGTACCTGTCCGTACCGGCGTCGGTGGGCTTTATCGCGCTGTGGGGCATGGCGGTGCTGAACGGGGTGGTGCTGGTGTCGTACATCCGCACATTGCGCGAGTCGGGCATGTCGCTGCGCAACGCGGTGGTGCGCGGCGCCACGCAGCGTTTCCGTCCGGTGATGATGACCGCGACGATCGCCATGCTGGGTCTGGTGCCGTTCCTGTTCTCGACGGGCCCCGGCTCCGAGGTGCAGCGTCCGCTGGCGGTGGTGGTGATCGGCGGGCTGATCACGTCGACGCTGCTCACGCTGGTCATGGTGCCCACGCTGTACCGCTGGTTCGATGACCGCAAGCCGGAGCCGCGCGACATGTCGGTGTAACGCGACCCGGAACATTCGATCCGTACGCCAGTACGCCAGTACAATGGCAACCGGCCGGCATGCAACGCGCGTGCCGGCCTTTTTTGTTTGGAGTGCATACCATGACGATCCAAGCGCGCCGCGTGTTGACGGCGCTTGCATTGATCGCGCTGCCGGTGACCGCGATGGCGGCGCCTGCCGCATCCTCGGCCGACGCGCCCGTCAACGTCGAACTGGGCCAGCGCGGCGGCAAGCCCGAAGCGCCCGAGGCACCCGGTGCCTGCATGAACGCGGTGAAGGCCGCGTTGCCGAATCCCGACCAGTTTCGCTGGGTGCGCGGCACCACTCGCCGCGTGGCCGAAGACGTCTACAGCGTGGTCGGCAGCATCGAGTACGTGGACAAGTCAGGACAGGCCCGCAAGGGCGAGGCGCAGTGCGATGTGATGCGCGCCCCCGGTAACCAGTTCATCGTGCCGAAGGTGCGTTTGCCCCAGTAATTTCCGCGCTGACCCTGCCACACCGGAAACCCGCTCGATGACATTTTTGTCATCTTGGGGGTTTTTGTTGGACATCGACGACCTCGTCTTCTAACCTCTTGTGTACGTCGTACACAAATAGCGGCGCAACTCACAAGGAGGCGTTTGCATGAAGATCGAAGCGACCAACGAACACCGCTGGCTACAAAAGCTCGTCGGCAGGTGGGTAGGCGAGGGCGAGGCCCAGATGGGCCCCGAGGCACCGCCTGAAAAATGGAAGATCCCCGAGCAGGTCAGCCAGGTGGGCGACGTCTGGGTGCAGGCGCGTGCGGAGGGCGAGTTTCCGGGATGTGGGTCGGCGGTCACGATCATGACGCTCGGCTACGACCCCGTTCGCAAGCATTTTGTCGGCACGTTCATCGGTTCGATGATGACCCACATGTGGGTCTACGAAGGCGATCTCGAGGCCGATGGCCGTACGCTCACGCTGCGTGCCGATGGCCCGGCGTTCGGCCCGGATGGCAATGTGATCGAGGGAAAAACGGCGAAGTACCGCGACGTTGTGGCCATGGTTGACGACGATCACCGCACGCTGACGTCGTTCATGCAGGCCGACAACGGCGAGTGGATGCAGATCGTGCAGGCTCGCTATCGTCGCGAGAAGTAGGGCGCCGTTCGCGGTTTGACTGGCGTTATATACGTGGTTATATTGCGATGCGACGCCCGCCATTCCGCGGGCGTGCTGCCGCATTGTTGCCACGATGAACCGCTCACTGCTGTTGCTGGATGCCTTTGCCGCCCAACCCGGCGATCCCGTTACACGGGCGTTGGCCGGGGTACTGGAGTCCGCCTGCGCGGGGCGCCTGCCGCGCTTCGCGCAATGGCTCGGCCTGCCGCCGGACGCGTTCCGGCACATGCTGGATCACTGCTTTCCCGGGGCCGCGCAGGCGGGGTGGGCGCCCGATGTTCCGCCACAGGCGCCGGACAGCCTGCCGTGCGAATTCGCCGATCTGGTGGAGATGCTCGAGGACGGCTGCACGCCGGGCGCGGCAGGGACGCTGGTGCCGCTGGTGCATTGGGCCGCGCACGCGCTGGCCTGCGGCTGCTTCGGCCATACGCACTTGTGGCAGGACATGGGCCTGTCCGGGCGCGACGATGTGTCCGCGTTGCTGCGGCAGGTCTTCTGGCCGGTCTTCGCGGCCAATACCACGGACATGAAATGGAAGAAGTTCTTCTATCACCGCGTCTGCGAGCGGCTCGATATTCATCCTTGCCCTGAGCCCTCGTGCGAGGGCTGCGACCATTACGCGGCCTGTCACGGCGCCGAATCAGCCATCGAATCAGCCATCGAATCGGTCATCGAATCGGTCATCGTGAGACAGCCCCGCTCCTGATTCCCGATGGAAGTCTCCCCAGCCTCCCCGGTGCAGGCGGGCGAGCGTATGAGCGTGGTTATGCGCGATCGACGCGATCGAGTTCGTTGCTGCTCCACCAGGCCTCCAGCAGCGGCTGGAAGCGGTCGTCGGGCGCGCGCGGCACGCGCGTGCTCTTGCGGGCGGGCGGGAGCTGCCGGCCCGTGAGCTGGTAGAAGATGGCGCCGGGCAACGTGCCGGGACCGTAGGGCACGTGATCGACCACGTTCATCTGGCGCGCGGCCTTTAGCGCGCGCGTGGTTTCCTCGGGGGTAAGACCACACGCGTCGGCCATCACGTCACGGCGCAGCGGACCTTGACGCTTGAGACCATCGATCAGCAGATGCACGCAATCGCGCGTATTCCGTTGTTTCATGTCGCGCATTTTGCGTACCTGCCCCGGACTGCACAATCGTGCATGACATTTGTTTGCATTCGTGCCGGGAATCCGTGGCAGTTCGCTGACAAGCGCACATTCCAGGCGGTGAACGCGCCACATTCGTGCTGCAGGCTTGCATCGGTCTCGATACTGTATAAACATACAGTATTCGTAAAAATACGAGGGCAGCGCCAGTCGATTGCGCCTCTTCATCCACATCATGACCGTGTCATCGCATGTCACGCCGCCGACAGTCGTGGCGGGCCATGCGGCTTCCTCCTCCTCCGCGCCCCGTGCATCGGTGAGCGAACTCGAGCACCGCTACCCCGGGCTGTGGCGCGCGGGTCAGCTCGGCCGCGCCGGACGCTTGCCCGTGTGCCCGACCGGGTACGATGCCCTGACGGCCGAACTGCCGGGCGGCGGCTGGCCTGTTGGCGCCGTGACCGAGTTGCTGCTGGCCCAGGGTGGCGCGGGCGAATTGCGTCTGCTGATGCCGGCGTTGCGTGCGCTGGCCGCGGCGGGGCGCTGCATCGGTTTTGTCGATCCCCCGTACCTGCCCAATGCGGCAGGGCTGGCGGCAGGACTGGCCGACGGTGGCCTGCCCGCGCGTCAGCTTTACTGGGTACGTCCACAGGCTGGTGCGAGCGTGGCATCGCGCCGCGCCGACATGGCGTGGGCGGCCGAGCAGATGTTGCGCAGCCAGGCGTTCGGCGCGGTGCTGGTCTGGCTCCCGGCGGCGCGGCCAGAGGCGCTGCGGCGTCTGCAGGTGCTGGCGCAGGCCGGCGATACCGTGGTGTGGGTGCTGCGGCCGATCCGCGTGCTGCACGAATCGTCGCCGGCCATGCTGCGGCTGGCGTTATCGCCGTTGCCCGGCAATCTGCTATCCATCGTTTTTCACAAGCGGCGCGGCCCGGCACGCGACACGCCGCTGCTGTTGCCGCTGGAAGGCATGCTTCATGTGCCGCGGCGCGCGGGTGTACCCGCGGTGCCCACGCCGGTCGCTCTGGTCGTTCCAGCAACTCCGGCAGGAGCCGATCATCATGTTCCCGATATCTCCGACATCCGCGGCAGCGCCAGCCATCCCGGCGTACTGGATCGCGGTGCACCTGCCGCGCCTGCCGCTGGACGCGCTGCAGCCGAGCTGGCCTGAGCCGGTCGATGCCGGTATGCCCGCCGCTACGTCTGCCCATGCGTCCGCCAGTACGTCCGTCGATCCCCGGCCCGCACCCCATACCGGAACGCTGCATCAGGCGCTGCCGGTGGCGGTGATCGAGCACGAGCGCGTGGTGCTGGCCAATGGCCCGGCCGTGGCGCTGGGCGTGCGCTATGGAATGCGGCGCGGCGGCGTGCAGGCGCTGTCGGCCGATGTGGTGCAGCTCGATCGCGATCTGGCGGCGGA
This genomic interval from Cupriavidus metallidurans CH34 contains the following:
- a CDS encoding efflux RND transporter periplasmic adaptor subunit yields the protein MRPQFLLSFAAAAVMMLSLAGCSDDPAPAAEAPKLPPGIVKPEENLKRTLKVAPVAASPFSEMLRVAGRIDFDEQRVSRIGASVTGRVTDLYAVLGQEVKAGQVLARLHSSELGAAQMAFLKAEAQNTLQARNAERARQLFAADVIGRAELQRRESEYAIAAAEARAYRDQLRVLGMSAASIATLAKSGSIESYSPVFSSINGTVVERNVAQGQVVQPADALYTVADLSRVWVVAEVPEQQAAQVAEGQSVDIEVPSLANSNGRITGKLIYVGRTVNPQSRTVLVRTELQNKDGRLKPAMLATMLIAAKPVELLVVPGSAVVREGNDEQVYVEVGDGQYRLTKVKLGPESDGMRVVQSGIKPGDRVVVEGAFHLDNERKQQEQG
- the ptsJ gene encoding MocR-like B6 salvage transcription factor PtsJ, yielding MKIHGKTAAEIFDCVRTLTQSRQLLPGTSLPPVRDLALELGINRNTVAAAYKRLAMAGIAVTQGRLGTIIRDQYEPGEQEGTLAGSPLTDLASGNPNIEWLPDISAALQSRPYKPRLYGEPTVNAGLEAYARKWFEPDCPAPFEVNLAHGAVDAIERLLNAYLVAGDKVAVENPCFLSSINTLRAIGLQPIGVPMDAEGIQAEGLASALAKGAQAVILTPRAHNPTGCCLSEKRARAISRLLAKHPNVPVIVDDHFALLSGAAYHPVIPRSTYRWAVVRSFTKALGPDLRVAAVASDVATSRQLRLCLAPGTSWVSHLLQDIVEVTVTRPETIRLIDKARNDYARRRQAMEQALDAQGIGHMAQGDGFNLWVPLQCDDQAIALALARQGWLVRQGSVFSVQDGVRGLRITISAIEPAQCERLAQDIRRSLG
- a CDS encoding efflux RND transporter permease subunit, which translates into the protein MCVIAVVLFFFGLRAAGKLSVDAFPDVTNVQVQIATEATGRSPEEVERFVTVPIEMSMTGLPGLEEMRSLNKAGLSLITLVFTDKTDVYFARQLVMERLIEVSGRMPEGVTPVLGPVSTGLGEVYQYTLDRADDGDRELTQEELSERRIAQDWVVRPLLRSIPGVAEINSQGGFVRQYQALVNPERMRHYGINIQQVYQALARNNANSGGGVLPHYAEQYLIRGVGLAKGVDDIGSIVLKEINGTPVYLRDVAQVTIGHEVRQGALVKNGQTEAVGGIVMMMRGGNAKEVVSRVKARVADINERGMLPGKLQIVPYYDRSELVDSALWTVTKVLLEGVVLVVIVLFLFLGDVRSSVIVLATLVLTPLLTFIVMNQVGLSANLMSLGGLAIAIGLMVDGSVVVVENAFERLGHAEKTGLTRTQVLVKAVQEVATPVIVGVGIIILVFLPLMTLSGMEGKMFAPLAFTISIALAISLFLSLTLSPVLSSYLLKGGAEHDTRVIAFMKRYYLRMLHWSLANSKKTVLSAVGLFIATLMIVPLLGTSFIPEMKEGSIVPAIDRVPNISLEESIKLEKQANKLVLEVPGVKSVVSGVGRGESPADPQGQNESTPIASLKDRDEWPDGWTQDDIANAIREKLKAIPGVQIVMAQPISDRVDEMVSGVRSDIAVKIFGDDLETLRDLAGQIARVAGGIQGSQDIRIERISGQQYLSIEIDRQAIARYGLNVSDIHDIIEIAIGGKRATDIFEGERRFAAAVRLPEEFRSNVQEIRQLLVSAPDGVQVPLQSVAKIEVTDGPAQISREMAKRRVVVMINVKDRDLGGFVAELQSATESKVKLPEGYYFEWGGQFQNMERAMGHLKIIVPITIAAIFFLLFLLFNSVRYATLIITVLPFASIGGIIGLFVTGEYLSVPASVGFIALWGMAVLNGVVLVSYIRTLRESGMSLRNAVVRGATQRFRPVMMTATIAMLGLVPFLFSTGPGSEVQRPLAVVVIGGLITSTLLTLVMVPTLYRWFDDRKPEPRDMSV
- a CDS encoding DUF1579 domain-containing protein, which gives rise to MKIEATNEHRWLQKLVGRWVGEGEAQMGPEAPPEKWKIPEQVSQVGDVWVQARAEGEFPGCGSAVTIMTLGYDPVRKHFVGTFIGSMMTHMWVYEGDLEADGRTLTLRADGPAFGPDGNVIEGKTAKYRDVVAMVDDDHRTLTSFMQADNGEWMQIVQARYRREK
- a CDS encoding TolC family protein, coding for MKTKKTLTWAAALSLMSAPAWAAQPVPAGVTAAPGAASPQAAKLAAKAMARATTPAPDTFDLPQLLQLAQSTNKGVEAAQANVDAATAAITSARAYPNPQVEVMYGRLSGKQPGVTSGNAPSYAIVQKLDYPNQRNLREQMAGRGLEASEAMRQGFRSDLAARVKTSYYQVLRRETELAAAREDLNMMRQIQERAKVRVNVGEAPRYELIKADTELLAAQKTLQTAELRVDQAKATLRQQVGGVMPARFALDGSLGHAPDMPPLATLRDTLQASNAELTQRRSELERAKLGVDYQRALRWPEVAVRASTDRQPDNNVSQIGLVMTIPIWDRRSGPVGEATAQATQARTALEAREFELMQELDTAYRQYEIAQAQVTALESGIVREAESALGVAESAYRFGERGILDYLDAQRVLRSARSELIAAQYELQVAAIQIDKLMSASPGVNTAPASSMPDLPNLN
- a CDS encoding IS30-like element IS1088 family transposase — translated: MTKKNYQQLSETERHAIALGLQQKQSLSAIARALGRDKSTISRECNRNAGGKGYASKFAQQRSDNRKRQARPSPKLHRQGPLFPLVCDYLRHKWSPQQIANELQRLHPQDRRLQASHESIYTCIYAQPRGELKKELVSCLRMAHAKRWPRSRGKDRRKETQDLLSIHVRAPEIEDRQLPGHWEGDLIKGKANASAIGTLVERTTRLVVLVKLPHPNPATAAHVLQAFSDKLKTIAQPMRQTLTYDRGSEMAEHRQLSENTGMKVYFCDPYSPWQRGSNENTNGLLRQYFPKGTDLSGYSQEQLDAVADELNGRPRMTLGWRKPIEVYAEHLARLAQQPDLVH
- a CDS encoding DUF2880 domain-containing protein — translated: MTIQARRVLTALALIALPVTAMAAPAASSADAPVNVELGQRGGKPEAPEAPGACMNAVKAALPNPDQFRWVRGTTRRVAEDVYSVVGSIEYVDKSGQARKGEAQCDVMRAPGNQFIVPKVRLPQ